The following nucleotide sequence is from Aspergillus luchuensis IFO 4308 DNA, chromosome 1, nearly complete sequence.
CCTGCCCCTCGACTACCTTTCCGACGCGGACAGAATTTCCTCCTCTACAATCCCAAGTCTTTTCAGACATCAGGTTTCGGTCCTCCGCCGACGCCACCGACGGGCAATCCCCCAATGAAGTTCTACTATGAGGTCCTGACCACGCCCACGGCCGATACCCCAGGCACGACGGTCCTTCTTCACTTCCCGGACAAGCGTTATTTCTTCGGTCAACTGTCGGAGGGCACTCAGCGCGCATGTACGGAGCGTGGTATCAAAATAACATATCTGACCGACGTCTTCCTCACCGGACAGATACAATGGGGCAACACTGGAGGACTGATTGGTGTTATCCTTACGTTGGCTGATGGGATAGCCAGCTCGAACAACGCTTTGGAACTTCTTGCgcgggagaaagaggaacgCATCAAAGAAAGTGGACAGGCCAATGCGGCTGCCAAAAAGGAGCATGGAATGTCATACGCGGTTCACGACGGACAATTGGTACCGCAACGAGGAACTATGACAATCCACGGAGGTAGAAACCTCACACATACCCTGGCTACCGCACGGAGATTCGTCTTTCGCAAGGGTACACCGGTGTTCACGCGCGAATATGATTCGGAGGGCATGTCGAAACCCGATGGCCTCGGAACGGAGGATCCTTGCGAACAGCCTACATGGTCGGACAGCAACATTAAGGTCTGGGCTATGCCCATCAGGTCTTCCCCCGTCCCGCACCTGCAAGCGACGTCGCAGGTTCGCTCAATGAGCCCTAGGAAGCGGAGCCTCGACGAGTTCGAAGAGAGCAACAATACGTCAGAGCCTATTGATGCGCGAACCCGGGACCAAGTCATTAGGCAGTCTGTGATCACGGACATGTTCAACTCGAACTGGAGACTGGATGCTCTGCACGAGACCAAGTTGGCAGATGTGAAGATGCCGGCCGCGATGTTCGTTCGTAACCCCGTCACCAAAGACCTTGAGCAGTACAAGGGACCTGCCCCTGGAAGTAATGAGCCACTTCCTGATATCACGGTCCTCGTACGCCAACCGTGGCCCGGTGCAGCCGTCGAGAAGATCCCTCATACTTCCTGGTGTCAGGAATCCGTTTCCTATATCATCCGGAACCACGATGTCCGGGGAAAGTTCGACCCGAAGAAGGCTCAGGAGCTGAATGTTCGCAAGGGACCAGACTATGCCAAGTTGACCAAGGGAGAGAGCGTGACGTCGCAAGATGGCAAGACCGTTACTCCTGACATGGTTTTGGGCCCATCCCGACTGGGTAAGGGATTGGCAATCATCGATTTGCCTACCCCAGCACACGTCGATGATCTGGTAAATCGGCCCGAGTGGAACTCCCCCGCCGTTACTACAGGCCTGCAGACCTTCCTGTGGATTCTGGGTCCTGGAGTGGGTGATCACCCACGGCTCCACGAGTTTGTTGCGAGATTCCCCGAGTGCGAACATACCGTGTCCAGTTCGGACTATTGTCCCAACTACCTGTCTATGAAGAGCATCGCAACCTCGACCACACGGATGGGCTTGCTGAGGCCTGACAACTACCCGACCCTTGTTCATGACAATGTGTCCCTCCCGCAGCCCGGCACTAGAACTGCAGAGCCTGCCACAGAACCGAAAGCCGTTGCCCTGAAACCTGTGGCGCCCGgcgtcatcatcgacatgGAGCCCAAGTTTGCGCTCAATTTCTCTGAAGTGGAGCCGCATTTCGAGCCCGCACAGGTGCAGCGCCAGATGCCTTGGGCCATCGAACAGCGCTTGAGCACCATCCGCAAGCGTGTCAAGAAGGAGGCCTTCACGAAAAAGCTTGAGAGCTTTCAAAAGGATCTCCCAGGAGCCAATGTAGAGATTATCACCCTGGGCACTGGATCCTCCGCTCCATCCAAGTACCGCAACGTCTCCGCTACTCTTCTCAACGTGCCTGGATACGGATACTACCTGCTCGACTGCGGTGAGAACACCCTTGGTCAGCTGAAGCGTGTCTTCGCACCTGAGAAGCTGCGTGAAGTCTTGCAGAATCTGCggatgatctggatcagTCACCTTCACGCGGACCACCATCTCGGCACCGCTTCTGTCATCAAAGCCTGGTTCCAGGAGAACTACCCCGACGGAATCCCACAGACAGACGAGGTAGAGATGGACATGTCCAAGATCCTGCAGGAAAAGCGACTGTTCGTTGTCTCCGAACAGATGATGACAGGCTGGCTAGAGGAATACGCCGCTGTCGAGAACTACGGTTTCGGCAAGGTGATCCCCTTGAGCGCCTCCCCCTACCTCCACCAAGGCAACATCCGCACCCAATTCGTCTACCGTCACTGCCGCGCCGACGGTTCCTACCCCGGCCACCAACTCGAAGCCACCAGACCCTCGACCACCAGCCTCAGTTTCCACGACcaatcctcccccctcactccgctcctccgctccgccACCGGCCTCTCtgacctcctcaccacccgcGTCTCCCACTGCCGCGGCGCCATGGCCGTCTCCCTCGTCTTCCCCGACGGCTTCaagatctccttctccggcgACTGCCGTCCCTCCGCCGGCTTCGCCACCATCGGCCGCAACTCCACCGTCCTAATCCACGAAGCCACCTTCCAAGACGACATGGCCGTATCCGCCATCGCCAAGAAACACTCCACCCTCTCCGAAGCCCTCGAAGTCGGCCGTCTCATGAACGCCCGCGCCATTCTCCTCACGCACTTCAGCCAACGCTACCAAAAGCTCGCCCGAGTCGAAGAAGCCCCTGCCTCCCGCACGGCCAACAACAAACCCGCCGCTGAGCCCAGCAACCACGTCGGCCAAGTCGGCCTCGACGTCCCGGACGACGAGCCCccacaaaacaacaacaacacccgtAACCAAATGTTCGGCGACATCAAAGTCACCAGCCGTCCTAAGATCACCGTCCCGATCGTCGCGGCTTTCGATTACATGCGTATTCGCGTCCGCGATATGCCTATCGCTCAGGCATATGCGCCTGCCGTCGAGAAGTTGTTTGACCTCCAGGAACGCGCgggcgaggagaaggccgagcAGAGGAAAGAGGCTGCTAAGCAGATCGCACAGAATAGGCAGAAGgcaaagaagcagaagcaggagaaaCATAAGCAGAttcctgttgctgctgaggagatggagattgaGAAGCCGGAGGGGGCAGATGCTAAGTCGAAGTCGATTTGGAGTGCGAGTGAGAGTGAAAGTGGGTGGAGCACGAGTGGGAGTGATAGTGAGGGAGAGCGCATTAAGAAGGAGCATTATGCTAGGAAGCGGAAGGgtagtgctgctgctgctgctggtaaaGATGGGCAGTAAGAGTAAGTAGACTGTAGGAGATTAGgataatattatcatattAGAGTATATAACTTTCGAACATATTATagtgatatatattattcttattggTGTTTGACTACGGTCAAGCATATTGGTTTTGAATAGATTACTACAGctcaaaaagcaaagcagccaAATACTGCATATGTATTATGTCTTCCAATAGACCATAGTAGTAAAATATGTATATCTATTAGACCAGATCAACCAATCTTCCCATCTCAGAATGGTGGTCAAGaagagcaaaagaaaagaaaagaactaGGTACAGAGTAAAGCAACCTCGCATACACACACGCAGATCAACCATCGTAGGCTCTAGAACCCAGCCACCGACTTCTCCGCATCATTCTTCCCATACAACCCCTCACCAAGGTTCTGCAGACACTCGGACCTCCAGTCCTTGGGGGTGAACTTGTCCACAATCTCCTTGAACGCTTCCAGCGTACAGAAGCTCTCGTCGCCGGGGAGATGGTTCTCGGCCTTAGCAGCGCAGCCGGGGATCCGGACAGGACGGTCGTTGTATCTAATGCGGACGTAGTGGGAGCGGAGGGATTCTTTGGATGAttcggggagggaggacaGGGGGACACGGGCTGTTTCggagggttggggggtgttaggcgtgctggaggaggaagagccagttaagaaggagaagagacccTTCTTTTGGGTTGCGTCGCCAGATGTGGATGCCGCGCGTGCTTGATCTTGTTCGGCTTTGGAGAAGAGCTCGATGGCTAcggaggaggtgaagggggGCCATTTCCCGTCGAAGGCGCCCGTGCTGGTGAGGATAGCGGCGAGGGTGGTGTCGTGGCAGCCGCTCATGGCGAATTTGATGGCTTTGCCgttggttggggaggagcCGGAGGCAGAGGACTCGCTGCGCCAGCCGCCGTCAACGGCGGTGCTGACCATGCGGTCGACGACATCGCCGAGGAGAGCGCCAATGCCGAGTTTGCGGTATTCGTTGCTCTCGGCGTAGCCGGTGAACCATTCGTCGACGGAGATCTGGTCGATGTAGTCTCTGAGTTTGCGGTCGTAGAATTCGGAGGGAAGCTTGGTTGCGGGGCCGTGGGCATCGGTAGCGTTGATGGTGTCGTTGATTCCGCACAGTTGAGGGTGGCCGTCTACTGCGACTCGAGGGGAGCTTTCTGGCATCCACTTGGAGATGCGCTTGTTGATGTAATCCATTTCATCGGAGGTGTTCCCTGTAGGGGGTCTGGGTTAGTCTTTGTTTCTATGCTATACGTCTGCTATTGCATGATGGGGGGTGCATTGGACTGGGGTATCTGGGGGTAGAGGACGTACATTTGAGTGCTGCTTTGTTTGCAAAAAGTCGAGCAAGTTGCCTGAAGCGGCGGCAGTTCCCTTCATTCGGGAAGAGGGTCTCATCCGATACGGCGCGTGCAACGATCACCGGGGGTGGGAAGTCTTGGGTGCGGGCACTGGCGGGATACATGCCCCAGAAAGCTTGCTGGAGGGACTCGAGGGCACGGGGAATGGGAGTGGCACGAAGATACATATCCTCGGTATCGGACTTGATTTTGGGCATGAAACCCAGCTGGTCGACATACAAGTGTCGTAGACGCTGACCTAGGGCAAAGGTGGTCTCCCGTCCTTTGTCTGTCAGCTCACCGTGTTGGCTGGTACCCAGTCAGCAGGACCTCCTGAAAGTTTATCGCTGAAGTCCAACTTGCCAGATGCCTTCTATGTCACCAGTTGCTCCCACTGCAACCACAGACTGGTCTTTGTCGCCAAAAGcctccgtcttcctcctccactcgaACCCGTTCCACGATGAGAGGTCTTTGTTGCTGGCGGCCATTTGAATCATTTGTCGGGCAACATTGCAGTACGGCCAGTCTTTGCAGAAGTAAAGAAGTCAGTGATGGGCCGGTCAAATGTATGCGTCAAGGTGGAAGGACGAATTACATGGAGCGAGTCCTGCCTAAACAATATTAGCCTGGAGGAGATAAGCTGGGGGGAAGGGTTGGACCGCATACATTCTGGAAACGCGAAGAGACGGGCGTTCGTTCTCCTGAAGAGCAGAGGTTAGATCAGGAATATTGAAGCAAAATTGTAATATGTATATCCTCCTTACCATGACGGAGAAACTGAACCATGCATTAGCCAGCGTCTCGCATGGGCAATCGGGGGGGGTTGATTTGCCGGCACTTACCACTTGCACCAATTGGAGTTTCAAGTCCCGAGGATAGAGCcggtccagctcctcctgggAGTAAGGCTCACGGGGGACCAGAGTTGTCATTGGAAAGGCAGTCCGCAGTGAAGCACCTGACAGGACTTGAGAGACGGCGTCAATGAcaagggggaaaaggtagAGAGCGAGCCTGGCAGACTAATAAATGGATGAAAGACAATGGAAGCAACGGCCGGACAGGCGGTGATGACGCCAGCAGGCGGTCTGGTTGAGGGGAGCCAATCAACAGGCGGCACTGAACCCCGAGGCCGTTTCGATGGGTTTTCGGCGGGGATTttctccattcattccatttGCTGTGCCTGCTTTAATTTACGAGAAAGTAAGTTCCTTGGATGCACGCTTGTTGATCAGGGTCCTTTTGACTGTTTCACTAAAACATTGGAGTCCTAACTGGTTACTATCTTCATATCCTGAGTATATCAAAGGTACTGTTGTAGACACGATTTGTGAACAAGTATTCCCAAACTTCTCAACGAGATTGAATACAATCTATCACtccgtagtagtactaattGTGTCGATGTCCAGAGgtggtcttctccatcatcctcgtagTTGAGATAGGTGTGGTTGACAGGTTGTCATGCACGCCGACGGCATATATTCATCGCACTTATTTCCCGATCAAGTCTCCGTAGCCATACACCTCTTGACTCTTCTTATGGGTCAAATAAATAATGGTCCTCTCTCAATGCCGCCATTGAATTCTATTGTCAGATTCGTGGTTGCCCTCCAAATTGGCCGCCCAATATGTGCACCGCGCTGTCATGGTATCATTTCCAGTGCAAATTACCACACGTTGTAAGATTATACCTTGTATTATATCCCGACATGAAGCCATTTGTGTCGCTATCACAGCTGCAAACTTGACATCTATCCATCTGGACTCTGTAGCATGAGATAGATAAGTGCCCCGGTAGTTGGTTGGGGGAAATGCGGAAAGGATCACGCACCAAAGGCGGAGAGAAGCATCTCTTCGTGCCAAGCCGCACCTCCCGCGCTTATCGCATTGGACGCACCGCATCTCTTTCACTGTCCTCCACTTCCATCCACTGTGATTGGCAATCCAGGAACGCACTGTCAGGCATTGAGACTTCTGCTGAGTATAAGCCACTCCCATTGCACCATCTGTATGTGTTCTTAGCATCacatcttctccaagttCCTGTGCAAGCCCTCCAATCCAGCCTGTTCTGCCCCGTGCCTACCCACCTATACATCCTCTTTGGTCTGATATTA
It contains:
- a CDS encoding ribonuclease Z (COG:Q;~EggNog:ENOG410PGTV;~InterPro:IPR027794,IPR036866;~PFAM:PF13691;~go_process: GO:0008033 - tRNA processing [Evidence IEA]), with protein sequence MKFYYEVLTTPTADTPGTTVLLHFPDKRYFFGQLSEGTQRACTERGIKITYLTDVFLTGQIQWGNTGGLIGVILTLADGIASSNNALELLAREKEERIKESGQANAAAKKEHGMSYAVHDGQLVPQRGTMTIHGGRNLTHTLATARRFVFRKGTPVFTREYDSEGMSKPDGLGTEDPCEQPTWSDSNIKVWAMPIRSSPVPHLQATSQVRSMSPRKRSLDEFEESNNTSEPIDARTRDQVIRQSVITDMFNSNWRLDALHETKLADVKMPAAMFVRNPVTKDLEQYKGPAPGSNEPLPDITVLVRQPWPGAAVEKIPHTSWCQESVSYIIRNHDVRGKFDPKKAQELNVRKGPDYAKLTKGESVTSQDGKTVTPDMVLGPSRLGKGLAIIDLPTPAHVDDLVNRPEWNSPAVTTGLQTFLWILGPGVGDHPRLHEFVARFPECEHTVSSSDYCPNYLSMKSIATSTTRMGLLRPDNYPTLVHDNVSLPQPGTRTAEPATEPKAVALKPVAPGVIIDMEPKFALNFSEVEPHFEPAQVQRQMPWAIEQRLSTIRKRVKKEAFTKKLESFQKDLPGANVEIITLGTGSSAPSKYRNVSATLLNVPGYGYYLLDCGENTLGQLKRVFAPEKLREVLQNLRMIWISHLHADHHLGTASVIKAWFQENYPDGIPQTDEVEMDMSKILQEKRLFVVSEQMMTGWLEEYAAVENYGFGKVIPLSASPYLHQGNIRTQFVYRHCRADGSYPGHQLEATRPSTTSLSFHDQSSPLTPLLRSATGLSDLLTTRVSHCRGAMAVSLVFPDGFKISFSGDCRPSAGFATIGRNSTVLIHEATFQDDMAVSAIAKKHSTLSEALEVGRLMNARAILLTHFSQRYQKLARVEEAPASRTANNKPAAEPSNHVGQVGLDVPDDEPPQNNNNTRNQMFGDIKVTSRPKITVPIVAAFDYMRIRVRDMPIAQAYAPAVEKLFDLQERAGEEKAEQRKEAAKQIAQNRQKAKKQKQEKHKQIPVAAEEMEIEKPEGADAKSKSIWSASESESGWSTSGSDSEGERIKKEHYARKRKGSAAAAAGKDGQ
- a CDS encoding putative acid phosphatase (COG:I;~EggNog:ENOG410PKVZ;~InterPro:IPR000560,IPR029033;~PFAM:PF00328), which gives rise to MTTLVPREPYSQEELDRLYPRDLKLQLVQVFLRHGERTPVSSRFQNAGLAPYWPYCNVARQMIQMAASNKDLSSWNGFEWRRKTEAFGDKDQSVVAVGATGDIEGICQHGELTDKGRETTFALGQRLRHLYVDQLGFMPKIKSDTEDMYLRATPIPRALESLQQAFWGMYPASARTQDFPPPVIVARAVSDETLFPNEGNCRRFRQLARLFANKAALKWNTSDEMDYINKRISKWMPESSPRVAVDGHPQLCGINDTINATDAHGPATKLPSEFYDRKLRDYIDQISVDEWFTGYAESNEYRKLGIGALLGDVVDRMVSTAVDGGWRSESSASGSSPTNGKAIKFAMSGCHDTTLAAILTSTGAFDGKWPPFTSSVAIELFSKAEQDQARAASTSGDATQKKGLFSFLTGSSSSSTPNTPQPSETARVPLSSLPESSKESLRSHYVRIRYNDRPVRIPGCAAKAENHLPGDESFCTLEAFKEIVDKFTPKDWRSECLQNLGEGLYGKNDAEKSVAGF